A genomic window from Agrobacterium tumefaciens includes:
- a CDS encoding SGNH/GDSL hydrolase family protein, producing the protein MSVSLPRASRIAILGTSLVQQNHIGDASSLATSARGWMSWAEVLSHGRLCCPVYHDLSVPPGWEPSNRPGVSRFFSGLNFGVSGQKAIEIERRLPRLLQSDFDLTIVDAGTNDMMVETRQTIANTRARIVSALLDAGKVVILLPILARGIGKWPAGGAERAKAHWINRQSTEFAAGHANCHVFDWNSAWVDPESEFGEPYSGYSDDGTHFAVSGAFAVGKRLATYLETIVPRAPARILPKDDRFDPVNNPTGNLASDFSALTVTETSEQSHSLGGQLVHPGTGFWVEAICDVEVPAHGDVLGISLRLKDAVAEGQEAIALAPFRAMNGSLFPFPAAQWSGALRTPPLKLRPGEAPPKLFLDVILRPGSRPIEIEVGRIDVRPVSSPVRV; encoded by the coding sequence ATGTCCGTATCGTTACCAAGGGCGAGCCGGATTGCCATTCTCGGCACCTCGCTCGTCCAGCAGAACCATATTGGTGACGCCAGCTCGCTTGCCACATCGGCACGCGGCTGGATGAGCTGGGCGGAGGTCCTGTCGCATGGCAGGCTTTGCTGCCCTGTGTACCACGATTTAAGCGTGCCGCCTGGCTGGGAGCCGAGCAACCGGCCGGGTGTCAGCCGGTTCTTTTCCGGCCTCAATTTCGGGGTTTCCGGCCAGAAAGCGATCGAGATTGAACGGCGGCTGCCGCGACTGCTGCAATCGGATTTCGATCTGACCATCGTCGATGCCGGCACCAACGACATGATGGTGGAAACACGCCAGACGATTGCCAATACGCGGGCGCGGATCGTCTCGGCTCTGCTCGACGCGGGCAAGGTAGTCATCCTGCTTCCGATCCTCGCACGGGGCATTGGGAAATGGCCGGCCGGCGGTGCGGAACGGGCAAAGGCGCATTGGATCAACCGGCAGAGCACCGAATTTGCCGCCGGCCACGCCAATTGCCATGTCTTCGACTGGAATTCGGCGTGGGTTGACCCCGAAAGTGAATTTGGCGAGCCCTATTCCGGCTATTCCGATGACGGCACCCATTTTGCCGTTTCCGGCGCTTTTGCCGTCGGAAAGCGGCTTGCGACCTATCTCGAAACGATCGTGCCGCGCGCGCCGGCCCGCATCCTGCCAAAAGACGACCGTTTCGACCCGGTAAACAACCCGACAGGCAATCTGGCATCGGATTTTTCAGCCCTGACAGTCACGGAAACGAGTGAGCAAAGCCATAGTCTCGGCGGGCAGCTTGTCCATCCGGGCACGGGCTTCTGGGTGGAGGCGATATGCGATGTGGAGGTGCCGGCGCATGGGGACGTGCTCGGAATATCGCTCCGGCTGAAAGATGCTGTAGCCGAAGGGCAGGAAGCAATCGCACTTGCGCCTTTCCGCGCGATGAACGGCTCGCTTTTCCCTTTCCCGGCCGCCCAATGGAGCGGAGCGCTCAGGACTCCTCCGCTGAAACTCAGGCCGGGTGAAGCGCCTCCGAAGCTTTTTCTCGATGTCATCCTGCGGCCCGGTTCCCGACCGATCGAAATCGAGGTTGGCCGCATCGATGTTCGTCCTGTTTCAAGTCCGGTGCGCGTATGA
- a CDS encoding SDR family oxidoreductase, translating into MQRFTNRTVVVAGAGRDIGRACAIRFAQEGANVVLTYNGAAEGAATAVAEIKKLGRSALAIKADLTNAGEVEAAISAASDKFGEIHGLVHVAGGLIARKTIADMDEAFWHQVLDVNLTSLFLTAKAALPKMAKGGAIVTFSSQAGRDGGGPGALAYATSKGAVMTFTRGLAKEAGPNIRVNAVCPGMISTTFHDTFTKPEVRERVAGATSLKREGSSEDVAGLVAFLASDDAAYITGACYDINGGVLFS; encoded by the coding sequence ATGCAGCGTTTTACCAACAGGACCGTTGTTGTCGCCGGCGCCGGTCGGGATATCGGCCGGGCATGCGCCATTCGTTTTGCGCAGGAAGGTGCCAATGTCGTTCTCACCTATAATGGTGCGGCCGAGGGTGCGGCCACGGCCGTTGCCGAAATCAAAAAACTTGGCCGTTCGGCTCTGGCAATCAAGGCCGACCTGACAAATGCAGGCGAAGTCGAGGCCGCGATTTCAGCTGCCTCGGACAAATTCGGCGAGATCCATGGCCTCGTCCATGTTGCCGGTGGCCTTATCGCCCGCAAGACAATTGCGGATATGGACGAAGCCTTCTGGCATCAGGTCCTCGACGTCAATCTGACGTCGCTGTTCCTGACGGCGAAGGCCGCACTGCCTAAAATGGCAAAGGGCGGGGCGATAGTCACCTTCTCGTCGCAGGCTGGCCGTGACGGCGGCGGTCCGGGCGCGCTTGCCTATGCGACCTCCAAGGGTGCCGTGATGACCTTTACCCGCGGCCTTGCCAAGGAAGCCGGCCCGAACATTCGCGTGAACGCCGTTTGCCCGGGCATGATCTCGACCACCTTCCATGACACCTTCACCAAACCGGAGGTGCGTGAAAGGGTGGCGGGTGCCACATCGCTGAAGCGGGAAGGCTCAAGCGAAGACGTTGCCGGTCTGGTGGCTTTCCTCGCATCCGACGATGCCGCCTATATCACCGGCGCCTGCTACGACATCAATGGCGGCGTCCTGTTCTCCTGA
- a CDS encoding DUF4962 domain-containing protein yields the protein MRPSAPAISRQTLLDEPRPGSLTIGYEPSEEAPPTENPPRFSWLPDIDDGARYVLRISTDPGFADKKTLVFEDLAWNFFTPDEALPEGRYHWCYALWDETTATPESNWSTVRSFEIGASLPKTPLPGRQARHAAAHASHPRLWLNPEQLSAFADAVAKDPNHCGWSEFYEKSVKPWLERPVMPEPQPYPNNMRVATLWRQMYIDCQEVIYAIRHLAIAGRVLGRDDLLDASRKWLLAVAGWDPKGATSRAYNDEAGFRVVVALAWGYDWLYDHLSEDERETVRSVLLERTREVADHVIAHARIHVFPYDSHAVRSLSAVLTPACIALRGESDEAGEWLDYTVEFLATLYSPWAGTDGGWAEGPHYWMTGMAYLIEAANLIRSYMGYDLYQRPFFQNTGRFPLYTKAPGTRRANFGDDSTLGDLPGLKLGYNVRQFAGVTGNGHYQWYFDHIKTDATGTEMAFYNYGWWDLNFDDLVYRHDYQQVEAVSPADLPALAVFDDIGWATIQKHMEDPDRHLQFVFKSSPYGSLSHSHGDQNAFVLYAHGEDLAIQSGYYVAFNSQMHLNWRRQTRSKNAVLIGGKGQYAEKDKALARRAAGRIVSVEEKPGHVRIVGDATAAYQVANPLVQKVLREIHFVNDSYFVIVDEVECSEPQELQWLCHTIGAPQTGRSSFRYNGQKAGFYGQFVYSSAGTPQISAVEGFPDIDPKEFEGLDIHHHVCATVPAATRHRLVTLFVPYSLKEPKRIFSFIDDQGFSTDIYFSDVDDERFKLSLPKQF from the coding sequence ATGCGTCCCTCTGCCCCGGCCATATCCAGACAGACACTTCTCGATGAACCCCGGCCGGGTTCATTGACCATTGGCTACGAGCCGAGCGAAGAAGCACCACCGACGGAGAACCCTCCGCGCTTTTCATGGCTACCCGATATCGACGACGGCGCACGTTACGTGCTGCGCATTTCTACCGATCCCGGTTTCGCCGACAAAAAAACACTCGTCTTCGAAGATCTCGCCTGGAATTTCTTCACGCCGGATGAGGCCTTGCCGGAAGGCCGTTATCACTGGTGTTATGCGCTGTGGGATGAGACCACCGCAACGCCGGAGTCCAACTGGAGCACCGTGCGCAGCTTCGAGATCGGCGCGTCGCTGCCGAAAACGCCGCTGCCCGGCAGGCAGGCGCGCCATGCCGCCGCCCATGCCAGCCATCCAAGGCTGTGGCTCAATCCCGAGCAGTTGAGCGCCTTCGCGGACGCCGTGGCAAAGGACCCCAACCATTGCGGCTGGTCCGAATTCTACGAAAAATCGGTCAAACCCTGGCTGGAGCGGCCGGTCATGCCGGAACCACAGCCCTATCCCAACAATATGCGCGTCGCGACACTCTGGCGGCAGATGTATATTGACTGCCAGGAAGTGATCTATGCGATCCGGCATCTGGCCATAGCGGGCCGTGTGCTTGGACGCGACGATCTGCTCGATGCATCCCGCAAGTGGCTGCTGGCGGTCGCCGGCTGGGATCCGAAAGGCGCGACCTCCCGGGCCTATAATGACGAGGCGGGTTTCCGTGTCGTCGTCGCACTCGCCTGGGGTTACGACTGGCTCTACGACCATCTGAGCGAAGACGAGCGAGAAACCGTGCGTTCGGTTCTGCTTGAACGGACACGCGAGGTTGCCGACCATGTCATCGCGCATGCCCGCATCCACGTGTTTCCCTATGACAGCCATGCGGTTCGCTCGCTTTCGGCAGTCCTGACACCGGCCTGCATCGCGTTGCGGGGCGAAAGCGACGAGGCAGGCGAATGGCTCGATTATACCGTTGAATTCCTCGCCACCCTCTATTCCCCATGGGCCGGAACCGATGGTGGCTGGGCGGAAGGTCCGCACTACTGGATGACCGGCATGGCCTATCTCATCGAGGCTGCCAATCTGATCCGTTCCTATATGGGTTACGATCTCTATCAGCGGCCGTTTTTCCAGAATACCGGGCGCTTCCCGCTTTATACCAAGGCGCCGGGAACCCGTCGCGCCAATTTCGGCGACGACTCCACGCTCGGCGACCTTCCCGGCCTGAAGCTCGGCTACAACGTCCGCCAATTTGCCGGCGTTACCGGCAACGGCCACTATCAATGGTATTTCGATCACATCAAGACCGATGCGACGGGCACGGAAATGGCCTTTTACAATTACGGCTGGTGGGATCTGAACTTCGACGATCTCGTCTATCGCCACGACTACCAACAGGTGGAAGCCGTTTCACCGGCCGATTTACCCGCACTCGCGGTTTTCGACGATATCGGTTGGGCGACCATCCAGAAGCACATGGAAGACCCGGACCGGCATCTGCAATTTGTCTTCAAATCCAGCCCCTATGGTTCACTGAGCCACAGCCATGGCGACCAGAATGCCTTTGTCCTCTATGCCCATGGCGAGGATCTGGCGATCCAGTCCGGCTATTACGTAGCGTTCAATTCGCAGATGCATCTGAACTGGCGTCGCCAGACACGGTCGAAAAACGCCGTGCTGATCGGCGGCAAGGGACAATATGCCGAAAAGGACAAGGCGCTTGCCCGCCGCGCCGCCGGCCGCATCGTTTCGGTCGAGGAAAAGCCCGGCCATGTTCGCATCGTCGGCGATGCAACCGCCGCCTACCAGGTTGCGAACCCGCTGGTTCAAAAGGTGCTGCGCGAAATCCACTTCGTCAACGACAGCTATTTCGTGATTGTCGATGAGGTCGAATGTTCAGAGCCACAGGAACTGCAATGGCTTTGCCACACGATTGGAGCACCGCAGACCGGCAGGTCGAGCTTCCGCTACAATGGTCAGAAAGCGGGCTTTTACGGACAGTTCGTCTATTCGTCAGCCGGCACGCCACAGATCAGCGCCGTCGAGGGTTTTCCCGACATCGATCCTAAGGAATTCGAGGGGCTCGACATTCACCACCATGTCTGCGCCACCGTTCCGGCCGCAACCCGGCATCGCCTTGTCACCCTTTTCGTGCCTTACAGCCTGAAGGAGCCGAAGCGCATCTTCAGCTTCATCGATGACCAGGGTTTTTCCACCGACATCTATTTCAGCGATGTCGATGACGAGCGTTTCAAGCTCTCTCTCCCCAAGCAGTTCTAA
- a CDS encoding extracellular solute-binding protein, producing MTAATLALPASAQDSGKITEDPLELTIHFHFRDKYVYSEKWPVEQKAAEITNIHVRNVASLATTSSRDAFNLLIASGNLPDIVGGDASGGLKEDFIRYGLEGAFIPLDELIEENAPNLKAFFDSHKEIRNAISGPDGKLYFIPYVPDGKFSRGWFIRQDWLDKLGLKQPETPEEVYEVLKAFRDKDPNGNGLKDEVPYFAREEIDAVRLINLWDARVSGSERYGDFAVYDGQLRHPWAEENYKTGISNVAKWYKEGLIDKEIFTRGARSREYLLGNNLGGMTHDWFASTSTYNDALSPKIEGFALKPMLPPKTVSGQRFEDSRRLRVQPVGWAISATNEHPVETIKYFDFWFSQQGRILSNFGVEGLTYEMVDGKPQFKKEILANKDPVNAQLWAVGAAIPRGYWMDYEYERQWTNKIALEGIDMYEKCNCLKDEFMGVSLNAEEKATFDRYWPSILTYMTEMQQTWILGAQDVDTGWDAYKKRLTALGYDEVIKIMQSAYDRQYKAAQ from the coding sequence ATGACAGCCGCGACCCTGGCCTTGCCGGCATCGGCACAGGATTCAGGCAAGATCACCGAAGACCCGCTGGAACTGACGATCCATTTCCACTTCCGCGACAAATACGTCTATTCGGAAAAATGGCCGGTAGAGCAGAAGGCGGCGGAAATCACCAACATCCATGTCCGCAACGTGGCGTCGCTGGCAACCACCAGCAGCCGCGATGCCTTCAACCTTCTGATCGCCTCTGGCAACCTGCCCGATATCGTCGGCGGTGACGCCTCCGGCGGACTGAAGGAAGACTTCATTCGCTACGGGCTGGAGGGCGCGTTCATTCCGCTTGATGAGCTGATCGAGGAAAACGCCCCCAACCTCAAAGCCTTCTTCGACAGCCACAAGGAAATCCGCAACGCCATCTCCGGACCGGACGGCAAGCTTTATTTCATTCCCTATGTGCCTGATGGCAAGTTCTCGCGCGGCTGGTTTATCCGTCAGGACTGGCTCGACAAGCTTGGCCTCAAGCAGCCGGAAACGCCGGAAGAAGTCTATGAGGTTCTGAAAGCCTTCCGCGACAAGGACCCGAACGGCAACGGCCTCAAGGATGAGGTTCCCTATTTCGCCCGCGAGGAAATCGATGCCGTCCGCCTCATCAATCTGTGGGATGCGCGCGTGTCCGGATCCGAACGTTATGGTGACTTCGCCGTTTATGACGGGCAGCTGCGTCACCCCTGGGCGGAGGAAAACTACAAGACCGGGATTTCCAATGTTGCCAAGTGGTACAAGGAAGGCCTGATCGACAAGGAGATTTTCACCCGCGGCGCGCGCTCGCGCGAATATCTTCTGGGCAACAATCTCGGCGGCATGACACATGACTGGTTCGCCAGCACCTCGACCTACAATGATGCGCTGTCGCCCAAGATCGAGGGCTTTGCGCTAAAGCCGATGCTGCCGCCAAAAACGGTCTCCGGCCAGCGCTTCGAAGATTCCCGCCGCCTGCGTGTCCAGCCCGTCGGCTGGGCCATTTCGGCGACCAATGAGCACCCGGTCGAAACCATCAAATATTTCGATTTCTGGTTCTCGCAGCAGGGCCGCATCCTGTCGAATTTCGGCGTCGAGGGCCTGACCTACGAGATGGTCGACGGCAAGCCGCAATTCAAGAAGGAAATCCTCGCCAACAAGGATCCGGTGAATGCCCAGCTATGGGCCGTCGGTGCGGCGATCCCGCGCGGATACTGGATGGACTACGAATATGAGCGCCAGTGGACGAACAAGATCGCGCTCGAAGGCATCGACATGTACGAGAAGTGCAATTGCCTCAAGGACGAGTTCATGGGGGTTTCCCTGAACGCCGAGGAAAAGGCGACCTTCGACCGCTACTGGCCGAGCATCCTCACCTACATGACCGAGATGCAGCAGACCTGGATTCTCGGCGCGCAGGACGTCGATACCGGCTGGGACGCCTACAAGAAGCGCCTCACCGCACTCGGCTACGACGAGGTCATCAAGATCATGCAATCGGCCTATGACCGTCAATACAAGGCCGCGCAATAA
- a CDS encoding carbohydrate ABC transporter permease, with translation MANFNLYSRGDKIFGWANAILLGLFVLSTLYPFIYVLSVSLSSGAAVTAGRVTLWPVDVTLAAYDRVLSDRMFWVAYGNTFIYTFGGTLMSLLIMIPGAYALSRKRLRGRTFFNIAIAFTLWFNAGMIPFFLNMRDLGLLDSRFGIILGFAANAFNVILLRNFFEAVPKSFEEAAKMDGASELQLLWKVFIPLSKPAIVTVALFCIVSRWNGYFWAMVLLRGEEKIPLQVYLKRVIVDLNSNDEFASSLLTAHYSFETVTSAIMIASIIPVLIIYPYAQKYFTKGILLGGVKE, from the coding sequence ATGGCAAACTTCAATCTCTATTCCCGCGGCGACAAGATTTTCGGCTGGGCAAACGCCATTCTTCTCGGCCTGTTCGTCCTGTCGACGCTCTATCCCTTCATTTACGTGCTGTCGGTCTCGCTCTCCTCGGGCGCCGCCGTCACCGCCGGCCGCGTCACGCTCTGGCCGGTCGACGTCACGCTTGCCGCCTATGACCGGGTCTTGTCCGACAGGATGTTCTGGGTCGCCTATGGCAACACCTTCATCTACACCTTCGGCGGCACGCTCATGAGCCTGCTGATCATGATCCCCGGAGCTTATGCCCTTTCGCGCAAACGCCTGCGTGGTCGCACCTTCTTTAACATCGCCATCGCATTTACGCTCTGGTTCAACGCCGGCATGATCCCCTTCTTCCTGAACATGCGCGATCTCGGGCTTCTCGACAGCCGCTTCGGCATCATTCTCGGGTTTGCCGCCAATGCGTTCAACGTCATTCTGCTGCGCAATTTTTTCGAAGCCGTGCCTAAATCCTTCGAAGAGGCCGCCAAGATGGATGGCGCCAGCGAATTGCAGCTGCTGTGGAAGGTATTCATTCCACTGTCGAAACCCGCCATCGTCACCGTTGCGCTGTTCTGCATCGTCTCGCGCTGGAACGGTTATTTCTGGGCCATGGTGCTGTTGCGCGGCGAGGAAAAGATCCCGCTTCAGGTCTATCTGAAGCGCGTCATCGTCGATCTGAACTCGAACGACGAATTCGCCTCGAGCCTGCTCACCGCCCACTATTCGTTCGAGACGGTGACGTCAGCGATCATGATCGCTTCCATCATTCCCGTCCTCATCATTTACCCCTACGCGCAGAAGTATTTCACCAAAGGAATTCTGCTGGGCGGAGTGAAAGAGTAG
- a CDS encoding sugar ABC transporter permease has product MKQGFQERLHDLQEDMRRDWQLYLLLAPMLIWFAVFLYKPMYGLVIAFQDFSIFRGIEKSPWVGFANFIELFHNDMFVRSFWNTIKISGLGLIFAFPVPIILALMFNEVQNGVARRWAQTVVYLPHFISVVIVAGIVINFLSPSIGIVNLLLKGLGFEPIYFLTQPEWFRPIYIGSSVWKEAGFESIVYLAAIAGVSPTLYESARVDGASRWQMMWRITLPCILPTIVIMLIIRIGNLVEVGFEYIILLYRPSTYETADVVSTFIYRTGLQGTQYDLATAAGLFNAVIAFVLVYSANRISRKVSSTSLW; this is encoded by the coding sequence ATGAAACAGGGCTTTCAGGAACGCCTCCACGATCTTCAGGAAGATATGCGCCGCGACTGGCAGCTCTATCTGCTGCTGGCGCCGATGCTCATCTGGTTTGCAGTCTTCCTCTACAAGCCCATGTACGGGCTGGTCATCGCATTCCAGGACTTCTCGATTTTTCGCGGTATCGAAAAAAGTCCCTGGGTCGGTTTTGCGAATTTTATCGAACTCTTCCACAATGACATGTTCGTGCGCTCCTTCTGGAACACCATCAAGATCAGCGGCCTTGGACTGATCTTCGCCTTTCCGGTCCCCATCATTCTGGCCCTAATGTTCAACGAGGTTCAAAATGGCGTCGCACGCCGCTGGGCTCAGACGGTCGTTTACCTGCCGCACTTTATTTCGGTGGTGATCGTTGCCGGCATCGTCATCAATTTCCTGTCGCCATCGATCGGTATCGTCAATCTTCTGCTGAAAGGCCTTGGGTTTGAGCCGATCTACTTCCTGACCCAGCCGGAATGGTTTCGTCCCATTTATATCGGCTCGTCGGTCTGGAAGGAGGCAGGTTTCGAATCCATCGTCTATCTCGCCGCCATCGCCGGCGTGAGCCCGACGCTTTATGAATCCGCCCGGGTGGACGGCGCATCGCGCTGGCAGATGATGTGGCGCATCACCCTGCCCTGCATCCTGCCGACAATCGTGATCATGCTGATCATCCGCATCGGCAATCTGGTCGAAGTCGGGTTCGAATATATCATCCTGCTCTATCGCCCATCCACCTATGAGACGGCGGACGTCGTTTCCACCTTCATCTACCGCACCGGCCTGCAGGGCACCCAGTATGACCTGGCCACGGCCGCCGGACTGTTCAACGCCGTCATCGCTTTCGTTCTCGTCTATTCGGCCAATCGCATCAGCCGAAAAGTCTCGTCGACATCGCTGTGGTGA
- the ugpC gene encoding sn-glycerol-3-phosphate ABC transporter ATP-binding protein UgpC: MSAVQINDVVKRYGALEVVHGINLSIQPQEFVVLVGPSGCGKSTTLRMLAGLEDISDGTVSMDGRVVNKIAPKDRDVAMVFQNYALYPHLSVADNIAFGLRVRGEKRAAIDKAVAEAAQILGLTEYLARKPADLSGGQRQRVAMGRAIVRRPKIFLFDEPLSNLDAKLRTHMRAEIKLLHKRMQATSIYVTHDQVEAMTLADRIVIMNGGHIEQVGSPMEVFLEPANTFVASFIGSPPMNLLDGTIEKRDGNVKVVLAGGSGQRFSIPEAFAKNATEGQPVKLGLRPEIMSVETEEGRETLNCSIDLVEPLGAEALLHGTADGQPFIAKAETLYGDHTLNGVNRLGIDTARIHVFDAATGRSLKARGEALA, translated from the coding sequence ATGTCTGCAGTTCAAATCAACGATGTCGTCAAGCGCTACGGCGCTCTCGAAGTCGTCCACGGTATCAATCTTTCCATACAGCCGCAGGAATTCGTTGTCCTCGTTGGTCCCTCGGGATGCGGAAAATCCACCACGCTGCGCATGCTTGCAGGGCTGGAAGACATCTCGGACGGCACCGTTTCGATGGACGGCCGGGTGGTCAACAAGATCGCCCCGAAAGACCGCGATGTCGCCATGGTGTTCCAGAACTACGCGCTTTACCCGCATCTGAGCGTCGCCGATAACATCGCATTCGGCCTGCGTGTCCGGGGCGAGAAACGAGCCGCCATCGACAAGGCCGTTGCGGAAGCCGCCCAGATACTGGGGCTCACCGAATATCTGGCCCGCAAGCCGGCCGATCTTTCCGGCGGCCAGCGTCAGCGCGTCGCCATGGGTCGCGCCATCGTGCGCAGGCCGAAAATCTTCCTTTTCGACGAGCCGCTCTCGAACCTCGACGCCAAGCTGCGCACCCACATGCGCGCCGAAATAAAGCTGCTGCACAAGCGGATGCAGGCCACCAGCATCTATGTCACCCATGACCAGGTCGAGGCGATGACGCTCGCCGACCGTATCGTCATCATGAATGGCGGCCATATCGAGCAGGTCGGCTCGCCGATGGAGGTCTTCCTCGAACCGGCAAATACGTTTGTCGCAAGCTTTATCGGCTCGCCGCCGATGAACCTTCTCGATGGGACCATCGAGAAGCGGGACGGCAACGTGAAGGTTGTGCTTGCGGGCGGTTCCGGCCAGCGCTTCAGCATTCCCGAAGCTTTCGCGAAGAACGCCACGGAAGGGCAGCCGGTCAAGCTAGGCCTGCGACCGGAAATCATGTCGGTAGAGACCGAAGAGGGTCGTGAAACATTAAATTGCAGCATCGACCTCGTGGAGCCACTGGGCGCGGAAGCGCTCCTGCATGGCACGGCCGATGGCCAGCCATTTATCGCCAAGGCCGAAACACTCTATGGCGACCATACTCTGAACGGCGTCAACCGCCTCGGTATTGATACCGCGCGCATCCACGTCTTCGATGCGGCGACCGGCAGGTCGCTGAAGGCCAGAGGTGAGGCGCTGGCATGA
- a CDS encoding GntR family transcriptional regulator, translating to MTNRIHALLRKLIVEVKLLPGRALSEKEIAALLHVSKTPVREAIIRLSEEGFVTVVPQGGTYISPIDVQRYMEACFIRFKLEEGAVIEATKRHSLEDIARLKTCISQQRTAAEDEEFTDFFLLDEEFHRTIFAAARLPGAWSVVNQAKGEMDRMRHLKRVFAVRRTEKVIGEHEAIVSAIESGDVEAAREAVQRHLGSLETKIAELSRNPKIWTFIEQVNTRVTRKRASRGSKTPD from the coding sequence ATGACCAATCGGATTCATGCCCTGCTTCGCAAACTGATTGTCGAGGTAAAGCTTCTTCCCGGACGGGCGCTGTCTGAGAAGGAGATCGCTGCGCTGCTTCACGTCAGCAAGACGCCCGTGCGCGAGGCGATCATCCGTCTCTCCGAGGAAGGTTTCGTGACTGTCGTGCCGCAGGGCGGCACCTATATCTCGCCGATTGACGTTCAGCGTTACATGGAAGCCTGCTTCATCCGGTTCAAGCTGGAAGAGGGCGCTGTCATAGAGGCGACCAAGCGGCATTCGCTTGAAGATATCGCCCGTCTGAAAACCTGCATTTCCCAGCAGCGCACGGCAGCCGAAGACGAGGAATTCACGGACTTCTTCCTGCTGGACGAAGAGTTTCACCGCACGATCTTCGCAGCAGCCCGCCTTCCCGGCGCCTGGAGCGTCGTCAATCAGGCGAAAGGTGAAATGGACCGCATGCGCCACCTGAAGCGCGTCTTTGCAGTTCGCCGCACCGAAAAGGTGATCGGGGAGCACGAGGCAATCGTAAGCGCCATCGAGTCGGGCGATGTCGAGGCCGCACGCGAAGCCGTCCAGCGCCATCTCGGATCACTCGAAACCAAGATCGCAGAACTCTCCAGAAACCCGAAGATCTGGACCTTCATCGAACAGGTCAACACGCGCGTCACGAGGAAGCGCGCTTCACGGGGGTCGAAGACGCCTGACTGA